In Bacteroidales bacterium, a single genomic region encodes these proteins:
- the uvrB gene encoding excinuclease ABC subunit UvrB, translating into MKFKLISDFKPTGDQPEAIKQLVEGINGNVRAQALMGVTGSGKTFTMANVIAQTQRPTIVLSHNKTLAAQLYGEFKQFFPQNAVEYFVSYYDYYQPEAYIPSTNTYIEKDLSINDEIEKFRLSASSSLLSGRRDVIVVSSVSCIYGIGNPEDFKNNVVRAKKGQLISRNKFLFSLVNALYSRTEADFHRGNFRVKGDTVDVFLAYADFAYRIIFLGDEIETMESFEPATGHKLEDLDSIAIYPANIFVTSQEQLHDVLNEIQDDMVKQVEYFNETGKIEEAKRLNDRVTYDIEMMRELGYCSGIENYSRYFDKRPAGSRPFCLLDYFPDDFILFVDESHVTVPQVRAMYGGDRARKQNLVEYGFRLPAAMDNRPLKFEEFESEINQVIFVSATPAEYELQLSEGVIVEQLIRPTGLLEPIIEVKPSLNQIDDLLEEINQRTKVKERVLVTTLTKRMAEELTKYLHGFNIKCRYIHSDVDTVERIEILRDLRLGLFDVLIGVNLLREGLDLPEVSLVAILDADKEGFLRSERSLTQTAGRAARNINSKVIMYADKITESMRRTIDETNRRREKQLKYNSENNITPTQITKTREEILGQTFIANTNAAFKNVYIENEKNNIAADPVVQYMTKEQLKKAIAKTKREMEKAAKEFDFLEAARLRDEMFELQKRLG; encoded by the coding sequence GTGAAGTTCAAACTCATTTCCGATTTCAAGCCCACCGGCGACCAGCCCGAAGCAATAAAGCAATTGGTTGAAGGCATCAACGGAAATGTCAGGGCGCAGGCATTGATGGGTGTTACGGGTTCGGGAAAAACATTCACAATGGCAAATGTAATTGCCCAAACCCAGCGACCAACAATTGTTTTAAGTCATAACAAAACTCTTGCTGCCCAGTTGTATGGTGAATTCAAACAATTTTTTCCTCAAAATGCCGTAGAATATTTTGTTTCGTATTATGACTATTATCAACCCGAAGCTTATATTCCTTCCACAAATACTTACATCGAAAAAGATTTATCAATAAATGATGAAATTGAAAAATTCCGTTTGAGTGCTTCGTCTTCGTTACTATCGGGAAGACGTGATGTTATTGTTGTTTCGTCGGTATCATGTATTTATGGAATCGGTAATCCCGAAGATTTTAAAAATAACGTTGTGCGAGCAAAAAAAGGTCAGTTAATCAGCAGGAATAAATTTTTATTTTCACTTGTCAATGCTTTATATTCGAGAACTGAAGCCGATTTCCACAGAGGAAATTTCAGGGTGAAAGGCGATACTGTTGATGTATTTCTTGCTTATGCTGACTTTGCATACAGAATAATTTTTCTTGGTGATGAAATAGAAACCATGGAATCGTTTGAACCAGCCACCGGGCATAAACTCGAAGATTTGGACAGCATTGCAATTTATCCGGCAAATATTTTTGTTACATCGCAGGAGCAGCTTCATGACGTTTTAAATGAAATACAAGACGATATGGTTAAGCAGGTTGAATATTTCAACGAAACAGGAAAAATTGAAGAAGCAAAAAGATTAAATGACAGGGTAACTTATGATATTGAAATGATGCGTGAATTGGGATATTGCTCGGGAATTGAAAATTATTCGAGATATTTCGACAAGCGTCCTGCGGGCTCGCGTCCTTTTTGTTTGCTCGATTATTTTCCCGATGATTTTATTTTATTTGTTGATGAAAGCCATGTTACGGTTCCGCAGGTTCGCGCAATGTATGGAGGCGACAGAGCAAGAAAACAAAATCTTGTTGAATATGGCTTTCGCTTACCGGCTGCGATGGACAACAGACCACTGAAATTTGAAGAATTTGAATCGGAAATAAATCAGGTTATTTTTGTAAGCGCAACGCCTGCCGAATATGAACTGCAGCTAAGTGAAGGAGTAATAGTTGAACAGTTAATTCGTCCTACCGGTTTGCTTGAGCCGATAATTGAAGTAAAGCCGAGTTTAAACCAGATTGACGATTTGCTCGAAGAAATAAATCAGAGAACAAAAGTTAAAGAAAGAGTTTTGGTAACAACTCTTACAAAACGCATGGCAGAAGAACTTACAAAATATTTACATGGATTCAACATCAAATGTCGTTATATTCATTCTGATGTTGACACAGTTGAAAGAATTGAAATACTGCGTGATTTACGACTCGGTTTGTTTGATGTTCTCATTGGCGTTAATCTTTTGCGTGAAGGACTTGACTTGCCTGAAGTTTCACTTGTTGCGATTCTCGATGCCGACAAAGAAGGATTTTTACGTTCGGAGCGTTCACTTACGCAAACCGCAGGAAGAGCAGCAAGAAATATTAACAGCAAAGTAATAATGTATGCCGATAAAATCACCGAATCAATGCGACGTACAATTGACGAGACAAACAGAAGAAGAGAAAAACAACTTAAATATAATTCGGAAAATAATATAACACCGACACAAATTACAAAAACAAGAGAAGAAATTCTCGGACAAACATTTATTGCAAATACAAACGCTGCTTTTAAAAATGTTTATATTGAAAATGAAAAAAACAATATCGCTGCCGACCCCGTTGTTCAATACATGACAAAAGAGCAACTGAAAAAAGCCATTGCAAAAACAAAAAGAGAAATGGAAAAAGCAGCTAAAGAATTTGACTTTTTAGAAGCTGCAAGATTGAGAGATGAAATGTTTGAGCTTCAGAAAAGGTTGGGATAG
- a CDS encoding response regulator: MKNKINAITTNGHNVFNKELKIVAKNLETTKINVHPNSGQELIELLNLHNPDVILMDIKVPVTDGIKATKGTLQKNPELKVVALSLYNKIGNAQNKLEVISKGFLLKNTKKEELDIIINSISKNEKYYSKEILNYL; this comes from the coding sequence ATGAAAAATAAAATCAATGCAATTACAACAAACGGACACAATGTTTTTAATAAAGAATTAAAAATAGTTGCCAAAAACTTAGAAACCACTAAAATTAATGTTCATCCGAATAGTGGGCAAGAACTCATTGAATTACTAAATTTGCATAACCCCGATGTAATATTAATGGATATTAAAGTGCCCGTAACAGATGGCATTAAAGCAACAAAAGGTACACTTCAAAAAAACCCCGAACTCAAGGTTGTTGCTCTGTCCTTATACAATAAAATTGGAAATGCACAAAACAAGCTCGAAGTTATATCTAAAGGTTTTTTACTTAAAAATACAAAAAAAGAAGAGCTCGATATTATAATAAATTCGATTTCGAAAAACGAAAAATATTATTCCAAAGAAATTTTAAATTATTTGTAG
- a CDS encoding DUF2851 family protein has product MTEEFLHYIWKYRLFNQDNLISSNGEKIVIQRVGEYNSDSGPDFFNAQIKIGKTTWAGNVEIHLDSSSWNKHNHNKDNAYNNLILHVVYNNDQNNFRKNGELIPTLELKNYFDEIIYDRYIALKNSILWIPCQNSISSVNKFTLNNWVERLLVERLERKTTSIYNSLKLNKNNWEETFYQYLAANFGFNTNSQAFEMLAKSLPQKYIAKHKNNLFQVEALLFGQAGMLEKKFNDEYPQKLKREYDFLKAKFSLVPLQEHLWKFFRVRPSNFPTIRIAQFAELIYNSSKLFSKIIEMPNMKELKKIFSVSPSSYWLTHYYFDKSSPRKTKKISDSSVNLILLNTVIPLVFAYSKQKDDEKLKQKILSLYEIIEGENNSVIAKWKELGIPVKTAYYTQALLELKKQYCNNKKCLECAVGVCILKKN; this is encoded by the coding sequence GTGACCGAAGAATTTTTACATTACATCTGGAAATACAGATTGTTTAATCAAGACAACCTGATTTCTTCAAACGGAGAAAAAATTGTAATTCAGAGAGTTGGTGAATATAACTCTGATTCAGGTCCCGACTTTTTTAATGCACAAATAAAAATAGGTAAAACAACATGGGCAGGAAATGTTGAAATACATCTTGATTCTTCTTCATGGAATAAACATAATCATAATAAAGATAATGCATACAACAACCTGATTTTACACGTTGTATACAATAACGACCAAAATAATTTCAGGAAAAATGGTGAACTTATTCCAACTCTGGAACTGAAAAATTATTTCGATGAAATAATTTATGACAGATATATCGCTCTTAAAAACAGTATTTTATGGATTCCATGCCAAAATTCCATTTCCTCTGTTAACAAGTTTACTTTAAATAATTGGGTTGAACGCTTATTAGTTGAACGGCTCGAAAGAAAGACAACTTCAATTTATAATTCTCTGAAATTAAATAAAAATAACTGGGAAGAAACATTTTACCAATATCTTGCCGCCAATTTTGGTTTCAATACAAATTCGCAGGCATTTGAAATGCTTGCAAAATCACTTCCGCAAAAATATATTGCAAAACATAAAAATAATTTGTTTCAGGTTGAAGCACTTCTTTTCGGTCAAGCCGGAATGCTTGAAAAAAAATTCAATGATGAGTATCCTCAAAAATTAAAAAGAGAATATGATTTTCTGAAAGCAAAATTTTCGCTTGTTCCTCTTCAGGAGCATTTATGGAAATTTTTTCGTGTTCGTCCTTCTAATTTTCCAACAATACGAATAGCGCAGTTTGCCGAACTTATATATAATTCATCAAAATTATTTTCGAAAATTATTGAAATGCCAAATATGAAAGAGTTGAAAAAAATATTTTCTGTTTCTCCTTCTTCATACTGGCTCACTCATTATTATTTCGACAAGTCATCTCCGCGAAAAACAAAAAAAATAAGTGATTCTTCTGTCAATTTGATTTTGCTCAATACCGTAATTCCTTTGGTCTTTGCATACTCAAAACAAAAAGATGATGAAAAATTAAAACAGAAAATTTTAAGCTTGTATGAAATAATTGAAGGAGAAAATAATTCGGTAATAGCAAAATGGAAAGAACTTGGTATTCCTGTCAAAACCGCATATTATACGCAGGCGCTTCTTGAACTTAAAAAACAATATTGCAACAATAAAAAATGTCTTGAATGTGCAGTAGGGGTTTGTATTTTGAAGAAAAATTAG
- a CDS encoding cell division protein ZapA has product MGELTITLTIADRPYKLKIEESEEEIVRQSAKLINKKISEYSQAYFYKDKQDLLAMVALDFSSNKLEIEKSKQESESKVLQIINEIDSSVTDCLKEASSSLAV; this is encoded by the coding sequence ATGGGAGAACTAACAATAACATTAACAATAGCAGACAGGCCATATAAGTTGAAAATTGAAGAAAGTGAAGAAGAAATTGTAAGGCAATCGGCAAAGCTTATAAATAAGAAAATAAGCGAATATTCACAAGCTTATTTTTACAAGGACAAGCAGGATTTGCTGGCAATGGTAGCATTGGATTTTTCATCAAACAAGCTTGAAATTGAGAAAAGCAAACAGGAAAGCGAAAGTAAAGTTTTACAAATAATAAATGAGATTGATAGTTCAGTAACAGATTGTTTAAAAGAAGCGTCGAGTTCTTTGGCAGTTTAA